A stretch of Gemmatimonas aurantiaca T-27 DNA encodes these proteins:
- a CDS encoding winged helix-turn-helix domain-containing protein, translating into MGARANRKLARLSDVDASVPRSTPEPKRAPTLEAIDGEMVGQIPALDGLIHERARLAIVTALASGESRTHTELRDLLQLTDGNLSVHARKLEDAGYLVCTKEFAGRTPRTSYRLTAEGRQAFDRYLAHLEQLVTTMRRL; encoded by the coding sequence ATGGGCGCTCGTGCCAATCGCAAGCTGGCCCGCCTGTCCGACGTCGATGCGTCCGTGCCGCGTTCCACTCCGGAACCAAAGCGCGCGCCGACGCTGGAGGCGATCGATGGAGAGATGGTAGGACAGATCCCTGCCCTCGATGGGCTCATTCACGAACGTGCGCGTCTGGCGATCGTCACGGCATTGGCGAGCGGCGAGTCACGCACGCACACCGAGCTCCGTGATCTGTTGCAGCTCACCGACGGCAATCTGAGTGTGCATGCGCGCAAGCTCGAGGATGCCGGCTATCTGGTGTGCACCAAGGAATTTGCCGGACGTACGCCGCGTACCTCCTATCGGCTCACCGCCGAAGGGCGGCAGGCGTTTGACCGCTACCTGGCCCACCTCGAGCAACTCGTCACCACCATGCGCCGCCTCTGA